A single genomic interval of Candidatus Marinimicrobia bacterium CG08_land_8_20_14_0_20_45_22 harbors:
- a CDS encoding GTP cyclohydrolase I FolE, with protein MQTEEIIRNLLINIGENPERPELLKTPSRVAEFWQYISQGYKVDVPAMLKESLIYENYNQMIIVKDVDFFSMCEHHLVPFFGKAHIAYIPNGKIIGFSKIPRVITAFAQRLQIQERMTQQ; from the coding sequence ATGCAAACTGAAGAAATCATCCGCAATTTGCTTATCAATATCGGCGAAAATCCCGAACGGCCGGAACTGCTGAAAACGCCATCGCGCGTCGCCGAATTCTGGCAATATATTTCTCAGGGCTATAAAGTCGATGTGCCCGCGATGCTGAAAGAATCGCTCATTTACGAGAATTACAACCAGATGATCATTGTGAAAGATGTTGATTTCTTCAGCATGTGCGAACATCACCTCGTGCCATTCTTCGGCAAGGCACACATCGCTTATATTCCTAACGGTAAAATCATCGGCTTCAGCAAGATTCCGCGCGTTATTACGGCTTTTGCCCAGCGGCTTCAAATTCAGGAGCGGATGACGCAACAA